Within Eschrichtius robustus isolate mEscRob2 chromosome X, mEscRob2.pri, whole genome shotgun sequence, the genomic segment TCAGGTCACCGTAGGTGAGTAGGGGCAGAAGCCTTGTAGGGGACCCCCAGCCCAGGAAGCAGGGCTCTAAGGGCCCAGGGGCTGCCGTAGGCCCCTCGACACTCCACctccccaagactgtccaccttggGCCCCTGAGCCAGCAGCCACCCCTTGCACTGATTCACTCAGTGGGAAGTTACGATGGGGCCCCGGGCGGAGCCTGCAGCTGGGGCGCCACCCGCCTCGCAGGGCTTCTGAAAGCCAGGCTGACTGGCCCGGCCCGGCTGAGGCGTCTGGGTCAAGTCCCCACCTGGCTAAGGGGCCGCCCTGTGCAAGTGGCCACCTTGAGCTTCATCCCCCAGGTGTGTTCCTTATTCCCTACATCCTGATCGCCCTGGTCGGAGGAATCCCCATTTTCTTCTTGGAGATCTCGCTGGGCCAGTTCATGAAGGCCGGCAGCATCAACGTGTGGAATATCTGCCCCCTGTTCAAAGGTGAGCAGCCCCAGGCAGCCCCTCTCACCCTCTCCCTCCGGGACCTCTCCCCTTCCCCGCCGCTGGGGCAAAGCTGGTGCCCACTTGAGAAACCTCAAGTCTGAGCACCTCCTGTCTGAGCACCAGGCCTGGGATGCCCCCCAAGCTGTGAGGGAGAACCTGGAGGACGTGCAGACCACCTGGCTGACCTTGGGGAGGTGGAGACTAGAGTGGGGGATGGGCCTCTCCACCAGGGCGAGAAAGCCCAGTCCCAGCAGCGCCCGGGACAGGCCCTGCCGAGTATCCTTGGCTCGCTGGGGCTGAAAAGAGGGTGGCTGGGCGTGAGACGCGATGGCAGGAGAAGCCAGAGGGCCAGCCTAAGGGGCTGGGACGGGAGCCATCGAAAGTTCAGGGTCTGAAGGGAAGGACCAGTGGCCAGGGTTACCGCCAAGCCCCTTCTGTGTGTGGGCAGTGTTCCCCCATCAGCTCAAGGCCCTAGGAGGTAGGTCCTACTGTTACCCTCCTCGGAggctggggcacagagaggtgaagtaagtGACTGGCCGAGGTTGCCTGCTGAGAGGGTGACTGTCTCCCACACTGCCCCAGGTCCCCAGAAAACCCCCCAGCTGCTGGTACAGGAGGCCActgggtggggggcaggtggaGGCATGGCCTTCCTTCAACCATCATGGTGGCAGTGGGACCCAGGAGAAGGGGACAGGTGTGTGAGACTAGGGAAACAAGAGGACTTGACTCTCAGATGGGGGCAGGATGTGTGCTCTGCTTTGGGGCTGGGGAGGATGCAGGAGGTGAAGCAGGGCgggggcagagagcaggggctgatTTGGGGGGACAGATTGAGGAGTGTTAGCCTAGCGCTGGGGACACAGCGCAAGGGAGAGTCCAGGGGGACTTGGAGAGGTCTGGCTGGACAGCAACAGAGAAGGATCTAGTTGCacggatggtgggggagggggaggacggCAGATGCAGGGAGCAGGATGTTAGGGTTCCCGCAGGGACCACTGGCAGTGCCTGGCCAGGTAGCTAGTGGGGACGGTGGGGAACTGGCCAGAAAAGAGCCTGCACGGAAACTCTGCTCCTCTCCAGGCCTGGGCTACGCCTCCATGGTGATCGTCTTCTATTGCAACACCTACTACATCATGGTGCTGGCCTGGGGCTTCTATTATTTGGTGAAGTCCTTCACCACCACGCTGCCCTGGGCCACGTGTGGCCATACCTGGAACACTCCCGACTGTGTGGAGATCTTCCGCCACGAAGACTGTGCCAATGCCACCCTGGCCAACCTCACTTGTGACCAGCTTGCTGACCGCCGGTCCCCTGTCATCGAGTTCTGGGAGTGAGTCAGGCACCTCTGGGCCAGGCCCGGCCTGTCTCTCTGGTCTCCCACACGTAGCCCAAgtctgcatgtgtgtgcgtgtgcacgcgtgcgtgtgcgtgtgcgtgcatgtgcacgCGTGCGTGTGTCGGGGCCCGGCCCTGGGGGGATGAGGCCAGGGATGCGGAGCGGGCGGTGCCTGCCCGCCTGGGGAGGGAAGCGGGGGACTGCTGCTGGGCCCGCTGGGGACGGCGTGGGGCCGGGCCACCAGCGGCTCCAAGGCTCCGGGGACACAGACTGCAGCGACTCCAGGCTGCAGGCTTGGCCCGGGCCAGCCAGCTGCATGGGGGAGACCGGCTGGACTCaagggcgggggcggcgggggggcgcCACCCCAGGGCCACCCCCAGTCTCCTGGCCCTTTGCTGGCACAGCCCTCATGGACTTTCCCTCCCCCAGGAACAAAGTCTTGCGGCTCTCCGGGGGGCTGGAGGTTCCGGGGGCCCTCAACTGGGAGGTGACCCTGTGTCTGCTGGCCTGCTGGGTGCTGGTCTACTTCTGTGTCTGGAAGGGGGTCAAGTCAACAGGAAAGGTACAGCCGGGGTGacggcagggctgggggcagcacTGCCTGGGGGGGTGTGGGTGTCTGCCAGCGACCACTGCTGCAACGGGAGGAGACTGGACCAGAGCCAGAGCCCGAGGAGGGGCAGGGACTTCAGTCCGGGCCACTTGATCCCCACCCTGCACCTCCAGGCCCGGCAGCCTTCCCTCCCGAGTGGAGGGGGAGAGGCCCCGGCAGCGTCTGCCCCTTCCCTGGGGTCGGGGGCACCCCTGGCTCACCTTCCCTCCCTTCCAGTTTCTCTCGGTTCTGGCTCTGAGTCAGTTTTTGACCGTCTGGGTAGACCTGGTCTCCGCCTGTCTCTCTCACCTGCCTGTCTGCCCTGGGGGACCCAGGGGGGAGCCTGGACACATCCCTCCCTCAGGGGCTCCCTGTCAGGTTGCGGGGACAACTGTGCGAACAGACACACAATAAGACAGCGTGCCGACGTTTGCGGGACACGGCCGGCCGGGGCTCTGGAGGGCGGGACCATTCCAGCAGGGTCCGCAGAGCAGCCGCTTGGCCCAGCTTGGGTGGGAGGCAGAGGCCTTTGCTGTCATCTTGATCTTGCCTCTGTCTCTGGCTGGCTGAGTTCTAATCCCCGGCACCAAGGACCCCCACCTCTCTGCAGACGAGGACCTGGAGTCGGGAGGCGTGGGACCTACCCGCGGGCTGCGGCCTCACTCCCTGCCAGGGGAGggccctgcctctccctccctctgcagcTGACCTGTGCTTGCCGTGGGGCTGCTGGTGCCCCAGCCAAGCACCCAGCTTCCTTTGGGAGGAGTCGTGGCTCTGATGAGTAGAAGTGGGTGCCGCTGGGTGGCCTCCCTCCTCACCACTGAGCACACCGGCCagcgcggggggcgggggggggggcggggaccgTGGCCTTCCTGGCAGCCCTGCGCAGTCTGAGGGCGCCTGAGGGGGCGGTGGGTGCCGCAGGACCCCTCTGagcacccccgccccccaggtcGTGTATTTCACCGCTACATTCCCCTACGTGGTCCTTGTCGTGCTGCTGGTGCGTGGGGTGCTGCTGCCTGGAGCCTTGGACGGCATCATCTACTATCTCAAGCCTGACTGGTCGAAGCTGGCGTCCCCTCAGGTGAGGCAGAGGTCGGGCGGGGGGACACGGTGCGGGAGCAGGCCAGCCTAGCAGGGCTCCTCACACCTGCTCTCCCCTCGCTCACCTCCAGGTATGGATAGATGCCGGGacccagattttcttttcttacgCCATTGGCCTGGGGGCCCTCACGGCCCTGGGCAGCTACAATCGCTTCAACAACAACTGCTACAAGTAGGCACTACAGCcctgccacccctgccctgcctgcccgTGGGCAGCAGGCAGTCTCACCAGCCCACACggtcccctctgcccccagggaTGCCATCATCCTCGCACTCATCAACAGCGGGACCAGCTTCTTTGCTGGCTTCGTGGTCTTCTCCATCCTGGGCTTCATGGCCACAGAGCAGGGCGTGCACATCTCCAAGGTGGCGGAATCAGGTAAAgacccccaggccccagcccgGCCTCCGGAGCAGCGGCAGCTGCTGTCGTAACGTGCCGCGTACACGAACGCACACAGAGCGACGTTCTGAGACATGAGAGCAATCCAAACTCCATTTGTCACATCACCCTGGGCCAGGAGGCCTGGCTGAGCAGCTGCGAGGCACAGCTGCTCAGCCATCTCAGGCCAGGCCACGTGGAGCCCCGAGCCCCCGTCCGTCTGTAGCCAGGGGCCTCGGGGTATGTCCTCACGCTTGCCTGAGTGTTGTAGAGGGAAAGGTCGGCCTTTTCTGGGTCAGTGGTGATCTGTGGCCAGAGTAGCTGCTGGAACCCAGGTCCAGAAGGCTGAGCCAGACACGCCACTCTTATGGGTAGAGGTCTACCAAGGGCTCACGGGAACCTTCCAGCCCCTGGTATGGCatgcgcgcgcgtgcgcgcgcacacacacacacacacacaccacacacacgagGGCTTGAGTGGCCCGGCAGTATGGCGTGCGcgcacgcacgcgcgcgcacacacacacacacacacacacacacacacacgagggctCGAGTGGCCCGGCAGTGTCCCGACACGAGTGGAAAGGCCCTTGGCCACAGGGTGCCCTGGCATCGTCCATTACGCTGGTACTGTGGTGCAGGGTGGAGGGGGACAGGATGTGGGTGGGGGGCTCCAGGTGTCCACACCCCGCCCCTTCCCCCTCAGGGCCTGGCCTGGCTTTCATCGCCTATCCCCGGGCCGTCACGCTGATGCCTGTGGCCCCGCTCTGGGCTGCCCTGTTCTTCTTCATGCTGCTGCTGCTCGGCCTCGACAGCCAGGTTTGCAAAAGGGGGGGCAGAAcagagggggctgggaggtgggggggggcggagggCTGGTGCGCAGAGGGCACCCTGGGCGACGGGAGAtggcaggtggggggggggggaggggcacggCCTGAGTTGCCCGGCCACAGTTTGTAGGTGTGGAAGGCTTCATCACCGGCCTGCTGGACCTCCTCCCGGCCTCCTACTACTTCCGTTTCCAAAGAGAGATCTCCGTGGCCCTCTGCTGCGCCCTCTGCTTTGTCATTGACCTCTCCATGGTGACCGATGTGAGTGGGGGCAGGGTGAGGGAGGCCCCTGGCCTCAGGCTGCCGGCTGCCACCTTCCCTGACCTGGCTCCATCCCCAGGGCGGGATGTATGTCTTCCAGCTGTTTGACTACTACTCAGCCAGCGGCACCACCCTGCTCTGGCAGGCCTTCTGGGAGTGCGTGGTGATCGCCTGGGTGTACGGTAGGTCTGGGCCGACAGGCAAGCCGGGGGTGCGGCGCGCTCGGGGGGGTGCGTCTCTAGCTCCGGCCCTCCGGCCTCACGTTACCCCAGGAGCCGACCGCTTCATGGACGACGTGGCCTGCATGATCGGGTACCGACCTTGCCCCTGGATGAAATGGTGCTGGTCTTTCTTCACCCCGCTGGTGTGCATGGTAAGGGCCGGGAGAGGCTGGGCAGGGCGAGGGACTCCAAGGGCCTGCAGCGGTGGCTGCCGGCTGAGCCGCGAGGCTTCTCGCCCGCAGGGCATCTTCATCTTCAACACGGTGTACTACAAGCCGCTGGTCTACAACAACACCTACGTGTACCCGTGGTGGGGCGAGGCCGTGGGCTGGGGCTTCGCACTCTCCTCCATGCTGTGTGTGCCCCTCCACCTCCTGGGCTGCCTCCTCAAGGCCAAGGGGACCGTGGCTGAGGTCAGTTCCCCGCGCCCCGTCTCCCGCACACCATCCCTCCCTCCCGTTGGGTGTGGACATGACCTCCAGAGCGCCCTGCCCCTTCTCCCACCCACCCGCCGCCGGGACAGACCCGTTGTGCC encodes:
- the SLC6A8 gene encoding sodium- and chloride-dependent creatine transporter 1; this encodes MAKKSAENGIYSVSGDEKKGPLIAPGPDGAPAKADGPAGLGAPGGHLAVPPRETWTRQMDFIMSCVGFAVGLGNVWRFPYLCYKNGGGVFLIPYILIALVGGIPIFFLEISLGQFMKAGSINVWNICPLFKGLGYASMVIVFYCNTYYIMVLAWGFYYLVKSFTTTLPWATCGHTWNTPDCVEIFRHEDCANATLANLTCDQLADRRSPVIEFWENKVLRLSGGLEVPGALNWEVTLCLLACWVLVYFCVWKGVKSTGKVVYFTATFPYVVLVVLLVRGVLLPGALDGIIYYLKPDWSKLASPQVWIDAGTQIFFSYAIGLGALTALGSYNRFNNNCYKDAIILALINSGTSFFAGFVVFSILGFMATEQGVHISKVAESGPGLAFIAYPRAVTLMPVAPLWAALFFFMLLLLGLDSQFVGVEGFITGLLDLLPASYYFRFQREISVALCCALCFVIDLSMVTDGGMYVFQLFDYYSASGTTLLWQAFWECVVIAWVYGADRFMDDVACMIGYRPCPWMKWCWSFFTPLVCMGIFIFNTVYYKPLVYNNTYVYPWWGEAVGWGFALSSMLCVPLHLLGCLLKAKGTVAERWQHLTQPVWGLHHLEYRAQDSDVRGLTTLTPVSESSKVVVVESVM